From the Trifolium pratense cultivar HEN17-A07 linkage group LG4, ARS_RC_1.1, whole genome shotgun sequence genome, the window GTTAGTGGTTGAAAGAGTCATTGAATCTTTGGGTCTTCAGGCAATAAGGGATTCTTTGGTTGGGACAGTGGAGCAACGAGGAATATCTGGCGGTCAAAGGAAGAGAGTAAACGTTGGACTAGAAATGGTTATGGAACCTTCCCTTCTAATTTTGGATGAACCTACATCTGGTTTGGACAGTTCATCTTCTCAATTACTGCTTAGAGCACTTAGACGCGAGGCTCTTGAAGGCGTAAACATATGTATGGTCCTTCACCAACCGAGGTAATTTTGGACGACAAATATTAACAAGTACTCTATGGACGTAGAGAACTGTACAAGTATTATACCAACACACTCAATAACACTCTTTCAACAATAATCTCTTACTAAATGAAATTCATACCGATCTAACTATGAATTTGAACTAATAATAAAGTGTTGAACACAGTTAAAGAGAGTATATCGCTAACACTTTTACGATAGAAATCAAAATGTATCTTGAGTTACAATGGTGTAACGTACATAATAATAACCCTTTTGTTTATTCTTTTTTCATGTGATGTGCAGCTACACATTGTTCAAGATGTTTGATGATTTTATACTGCTTGCTAAAGGAGGCCTTACAGTGTATCATGGACCTGTTAACAAAGTGGAAGAGTACTTCTCTGGGATGGGGATTGTAGTCCCTGACCGCGTAAACCCTCCAGATTACTACATTGACATTTTAGAAGGAATATTAAAACCAAGTGCAAGCTCAGGAGTGACGCATAAACAACTACCAGTTAGATGGATGCTTCATAATGGATATCCTGTGCCTATGGATATGCTGCAACTTATAGAAGGAATGTCAACTCCAAGTGGTACCATTCCAACACAAGGAGGACGTAACCCGAATGCAAAGCTTACTGCCGCGCCTTCTTTTGCCGGAGAACTTTGGCAGGATGTGAAGTGCAACGTTGAGATGAAGAGAGACAACCTTCAACTCAATTTCTTAGCTTCAAATGATTTGTCCAATAGGAATACACCCGGATCTTTCCAACAATACAAATACTTTCTTGGAAGGCAAGTCACAAGAGGGAGGATATTTCAGCTAACTGTCATCAAAACTTGATTTTTGATTTGATCTTAATTGGTTCCATGCAGAGTTGGTAAGCAGCGGTTGCGAGAAGCTAGAACACAAGCTGTAGATTTTCTGATTCTGTTGCTAGCTGGTGTTTGCTTAGGAACACTTGCCAAAGTGAGCGATGAATCATTTGGAGCAACTGGTTATACATACACCGTAATTGCAGTATGTAAGTTTCATCTCAATTTCATCTCACTCTTGGTTACAAAATTGTCACCTTATTTTCAATCTGTTTTTCTCAAGCCAAGCTGATCCTTAGTTATTATCACAAAGTTAACCACTTCTTTGTGACCTAATAATGTCTTTATTTTCAGCACTCCTTTCCAAGATTGCAGCTTTGAGATCGTTCTCATTAGATAAGTTGCATTACTGGAGAGAAAGCGCTTCAGGGATGAGTAGCCTTGCTTACTTTCTCTCAAAAGATACAGTTGACCATTTCAGTACACTTATCAAGCCTCTAGTTTATCTCTCCATGTTCTATTTCTTCAACAATCCAAGATCATCTTTCACAGATAACTACTTTGTTCTACTATGTTTGGTGTATTGTGTCACCGGCATTGCTTATGTGTTGGCAATCTTCCTTGAACCAGGTCCAGCCCAGCTGGTAAGCATTTCAACCATAGTTGAGGTGGTTATGCCTTACTCACTCTTAGTTACAAGCCATGTCTTGTGTTGTTATGCAGTGGTCGGTGTTACTACCGGTAGTTTTGACTCTCCTAGCAACTTATGAAAATGAAGAGGATAGCACTTATGTTGCTTTCCTATCCGATTTGTGCTACACCAAATGGGCTCTTGAAGCATTTGTTATATCAAATGCTAAAAGGTTTGGATTCTGATATATGTTAGATTAACTATATAACATCGACACTTTAGACAAAAGGTGTGTCTGACGATGTAAGGCATTGACAGTTGTGATTATATATGCAATCACTTCTATTTTATCAGTGTTTATGCATCAATGTCAGTGCTCCATAGCTGATTTATGTTTAGATTTCTCTGTGCTGACTAATTTATATCATGTTTTGTTGCATGTAGATATTCTGGTGTTTGGCTAATAAGCCGATGTGGTGCACTCAACTCATACGGCTATGATCTCAAACATTGGTACCAATGTTTAGGACTCCTTGTTGTGACAGGAATAATTAGCCGCATGCTTGCATTTTTTTGTATGATAACCTTCCAGAAGAAATAGTTTCAGCATTCAATCcctctgattttttatttggaCAAATTAAAGGCTACATGTGCAAGACTCTGGCTGGTGCTACAACCATGAGTCATGATCAGTGCTCACCAACTAGTAAAGCAATGTGACAATGTGTTGTAGAAATAGAAGACTATCAGAGAGTGTTTGAGAACAATTGCTAGGTGTGGATAAATTAGTATTAGACTTCCTTAGAAGATACCCTTTCTCACTAATTGCTGTTTTCAAAGCAAAATTATTAGTTTCCAATATGCTTTCAAGAGCAAGCTCAGCATAACACAGTATATAGTTCAACAGTTTTTTAGTTTAACATTATCATTCATTCCTCCACCAAATTGGTTTGGTGGTGACAGCAGCCAAATGTTGTATGATATCACACTATCAATGTATATCTATAAATTACTCTATTCTTTCAATAAAGTATGCATGAATTACTAGTTGTAACATACATTTGTTACCTTATCAGATACTACAATTATTAAACAAGAAAAGAGAGACTAACATAACATCTAGTACCCGCACTTCACGGCTTGAAAGAATGCTAGAGTAGTTGCTAAACTTCCTAAAAATGTTTTATCTCCAAAGATTATCTCCCATAAATTTGAGAGCTGGAACGCCCCTTATTTCCATATCGACCAAGGGTGCCTCGTATAATCTCAACCCAGAGAGTTCTGAATCATTGTGGATAGTTTCAATTGCCCGCATTTGATCCTGCATGTGAATCAAGCAGGAAATTGTTTATATAATACCATATTATTTAGTTCCTTGTGTAAGAAATTATTAGTATACtactatttatttacttgaGAAGTATAataaatttaactatttaaGCAACTTTTGAAGTGTTAAATACATGGTACAACATATTGAGTTGGCTACGACTTGCAAACTGAACTGTGTACATCAACTTATCATTATCACTGGAACAAACCTTTTGTAAGGTTCTTATAGCAAGCACTAGGTTCGAAATTATCATTATTCCAGAAGCAATTTAACCAGTAAAAATATCTAATTTGGTCCCTAAAATTGTAGTATTGTATCAACTTGGTCCTCTATTgtattaatatttcaaaatgatccataaaaattgcaaaatgtTAAATTAGATTCACACCTCCATTGGTATTAGCAGGAAGTATAATGGCATTAAGTTGGCAAAGTCGCAAATGCATTTGAAACTAAGTGAATAATTTTGGGGGCGTGTTCGGTAACAGAGATGAATAGAAGAACAAACATGATTGACATTTTGCAATACTAAGGATCATTCTGAAATGCTGATAATATGAGGGACTAGGTTGTATCAATCCTACAACTTCAGGGACCAAATTGGATATTTCATGTTTTCATATATCATGTACTGTCCTTCCCAACATCTGCAATTCTATAATATATTACTAAGCTTCTCATGTTGACACCAATACCCATTAATAACAAATGAAACCTAAGAAAATTTTCACGATTTAATAcaacaatcaaaacaaaactCTAGCCAAAAACGTTTGATCCGTAATAAAGTGTGAAAACCCCAAAGATACATGCATGACTACTACCATTCAAGGATTATGATGAATAATTATTGATTACCTTTAGTCTCATCGAACAAAACTTGCAGCCTGACGTAGGAGGTAAGACCTGATTAACTATTAGTCTTTTAACAGGTACCCTTTCTTTCTTTAAGGATGCATGTAATCTTGATGATTCACTAATTGCCATAACCTTGAAGAGGTCATATTCGAACAATCACAATGTGGGAAATGTGGAAATTGTATATAAATTAAGAGTAAATGTAAAAAGGGAAAATATGAGGCAATGTAAAGCAGACAAAAAGTATTTTACAATTAGTTTTGAAGACAAACAAGCAAAGCCCATTTGAATAATTTTGCTAGAGAAATTAATTACAGTTGAACGGGTATGCATTTCATAAAACACTACCACATTCTGACTCATGTTTGATTAGCAGAATAAGCCAAGTCTTATTTCATAATGTTCATCTAAAAGCACATGATACAAAGCCTTATGTCAAGCAACAATGCGTGAATTTATGTAGGCGAAATCATGTTATGTGTAATGCATAACCAGAACCTACAAAAATGACAATAACTGGCCGATATTGTAAGCCGTCAACACAACACTTTTCAAAACATAGTTTAGATGTCTACAATATGACATGGCTTGTTCATGAACATTCACATGGATGCCATTTTTCTCGTCTTTTAGTTGTAtaagttttgaaaatataaatttaaaattttccaagGGCGAAAGGACTAAAGGTTCAGGGCGAGGTGAAAAAAACTAACActaacaactaattactaactttggccatttcaaaaaaaaataaatactaacatAAAAAAAGGCTTCCATTTCAAAAATTGCATGCACATGATAAAAATTCAAAGCTACTTACTAAAATCTAAAAGATCAAATTTGgttatccaaaaataaatcagtaaatgACAATTCAGTGTCTTTGACCCTAAAATGAAGAGCCAACTCCAAGAACATTGCACAACAATATGGTAATTACCAAGAATTCTGTTTCCAGTTAGCATTACCGTGGGAATCGTTACTATTATGAATTCCATAGTGTCTGGATTATGGAAAAGATCATGTATTTTTGCCACATTCTCCTTAAGTTTTTCAAGTTTGTCTAACTGCAAGTtcaaatacaaaattattagaattttgaaaaggggaaataatattataaaaatataatagctTACAGGATTGTTTTGAGGTTGTTCTTTTCCCAACAAGGAACCGAAGACTGAACCTAATTTCATCTTCATCTGGACATAGCAATTGATTtagtaaattattattatagatgAAGATGATCAAGACCTAGTTAAATATAAAGTCAGACAGTATAAGGTTTAATGTGCATATTAATTATACCTTAATAAGTTTTCCTATAGATCCATCCAAGAAGTCAGGCAATGACAGTAGTCGAAGTGTATGACCCTATCGACAGATGAATAAACAATCATTTATTTTTCCTAAGTTTCCATAAACACTTTGTAAAATTACTGATAATGTCACGTACAGTTGGTGCTGTATCAAAAACTATCCGACTGAACATACTATATTCTTCAGACTCTAGAAATTGCATCACCTGGATCAAAGCAGCATAATCAGGAAAAAGAAGCAGAGCACATTTTTCATGCTGTGCACAATATCCTCAATGCttgtattttaaataaataaacaactaTACATGCCTTCGTAATTGCAATGATTTCATCTGTTCCAGGTGGAGGAGTGTGCAACATCTCTTCAAGCTTAAGTTCCCCTAACTACAGCAATGTCATTAACAAGAGAAGAGAATGTTAACAACATCTAATATATAGTTCACTTGCTTATATCACTAGACAGACAATGCAGTATATGAACTGCAGCACCAAATTCTAAGACGATGCCTAAAACTTCACGAAACTTCCTTCAAAGATCTAACAATTTCTAATTTGTGTCTTCAGCAATAGTAGCTGAGGACCTTGGTAAAATGATACTTTAATCTTAATAGGGGTTAAATTACCTAGCTATTTGCTACTTTCATGAAGTGACTATTTGCTGTTTAATCATATAAATACCATATAATTACAAAGGCGCAAACAAATTAATGTGTTCCAACAATGACAAAACAAACAAGGTAGAAAAAGAACAGCCATATCATATGCAAGGTAGAAAAAGAACAGCCATATCATAGAAAAACAGTACGCAGACGCAACATCAAGGTTTTTCATGTTTGTGCAACTGCATTGCGACCACAATTTTCTACAATATAAGGGATCACAACTGCTATGCGACCGCAGTCAAAAACGTTAAGCACAAACAACCTGGCCAGCAATCGCTCCAAGTCCCATACTTTGCATCAAACTCTTAGCACCCCCACCACCAAGCTTTTGACCAGCTGTCCGGAATTCTTCCATGGATTTATCAGGGTTTATCTGTCATCAAACAATCAAAGATGCAACACAGAATGACATCACAATGTTCAGCAAAAGACCAATAAAGCTatatcaaacaaattttttaataaaaaagattacCTCAAGAGCATATAATGGAGAGCTCACTCCTTCAACCGGAACAAGCTTTCCCCCTGTCAAATCCTGTTAGAACCCTAAAGTTTTATCCACATTGCAGCAAAACTAATCTagcgaagaaaaaaaaaatcttaaaaagcctgtaaaaaaagtttgaattcataatatatttatttttttgtatcaCATTAATAGCTACCTGAGCAAAAGAATCACTTAATGAATGAGCAGGATCAGTTGATACCACCATAGTCGGGTGTCCATGATTTGCAAATTTGACAGCAAGAGAGGCAGCGCAGCTTGTTTTCCCAACACCACCTTTCCCACCAAGCATGTAATACTTCCTATCCTTTCCTCCAACCATCTCATCAAATCCACAAACACTTTCTGCTGCATTTCACATATATTCAATTACTCCTTTATTCATTTCTAACAATAGGATTTTAGAAAAgggaaagggaaaaaaaaaaaaggttccaaattatttgtcattttcaGAGTTCAacacaacaatttttttctgtTACAATGTTGTAGGTACGAAGTTTCCACAGTAGTTTAGCAATGAATAATCTCCATTCTGGAACCTGTTGGGCACATAAGGTAGATTCTCCCCTCTCAACCGAATCTTCTTCGTTCCCAGAGTCGGGGGGATCAAACCCCTAATCACTTGCTTAAGGGCTCAAATCCCTTATCAACTCAACATCAACTATTGCTTAATCAATAATACGTTTAACTATTTTTTTGCACATAGAGAAATAAGCTATTATAGATAAAAAGTAAAGGAAGTAGTAATTCACTTTCATTTTCACTCTTTCTCAAAACTCAATTCAGTAAATTATTCATAATCATATGCATTGCATGCATTGATATGTTACCACTATAAGCTATATAAACCTAGAAATGCTGCAATTTTCGTCAAGATTTTTGGTTAATTGCTATGATCGTTATGATGATTTGAAATACCTTGAGATAAAGATGGGAGAATGAAAGGTGTTTGGTGCAATGAAGAGGAGGAGATAGTATCGAAGGTTCTGGTGATGTTGCGAAGAAGAAAGGAGTTATTTCGGGTCTTCAAAATGTGACCAAGCAGCGCCGCCATTGCTAAGAGTTTACACTTTACACAAACAGAGAAGCTGTGTACGAGAGAACAACGctacttttttgttttaaataagaCATGTGTTATATAAACGCATAAAGGTTGGACAAAAAtagacattatatttttttccacTCAAAGTACGAATATCGAGAtgtataataaatattaaaaaaaataaaatatgtagttttgttatatttttgttaaaaaattgtatttgaataatatttttcttcaaataaaCGGCTTAAATTAGTCATTTCTCTTTAACTTGCTTTTAAGTcatttactcttttaattttttaaatttatctttatttttgttaattgtttCTCAATTTAATCGCTATTTTGGCATTCATTTTCTAACACCATTCAATTTGTTCATATGGAATGTCACATTGATATGGAGTGTTAAGTGTTGCGTGAACAATGACGTCACACAATTTAAATGTCACATAGGCaacattaaatttaaaatagtaCGACTATTTGATATAAAAAATCGATAAAAAAGTGAACTAATTTGACggtaagttaaaaaaaaattcagtaaCCATTTTGATTGAAAGTGGTGAAGACAATGACTCATTTGACGGTATGTGAAACAAGTGTTCATCGACCTATATGGTATGTGAAACAGGCcacaccaaaaataaattctagATCCGCCCCTAGTGTTCATAGAGAGACCTAGTGAAAAACAAGTGAAAGTAAAGGGAGCCTTCTTAAATGGGATCCTTGACGAAGAAATCTACATTGAGCTTGGAATCCATATGAGAACACACTCTATATCAAATTGAGGTGGAGATATTTTGATTGTATGCTTGTATGTAGATGACTTGATTTTCACGCGGACAACAAACTTAGGCTTAAGGCTTGTGCTACTCTGTTTATGATTATTACAAACTTCTTGGATATAGTGACAGTGACTGGGGAGGAGACATAGATGACCGAAAAAGCATAAGTGACTTTGTTTTCTACATTGGAAACACAACCTTCACATGGATGTCAAAGAAACGACCGATTGTCACTCTTTCTACATGTGAGGCGGAGTACGTGGCTGCCACTTCATGTGTTTGTCATGCAATCTGGTTGAGCCTATTCTAGAGAGATCCATGGAGCTCTCTAGAAGATAATGATAAGTTAAGATTTTTGTAGAATAGTAGAGAAAACTCTAGAGAGTGATTTATAGTCATTAGATTAAATTTGTGGTAATAAAATCCTAGTATGCCACACGTATAAATAGAGGTGATGCACTTATCAAGCCAAAAATTATAAACACTTTTCCGTTTTCCAAAAGTTTCATATCCTCTTCTAAATACTTAAATACTTTCTCCACCTACCCAAAACTTCCTTCCAACATGTGTGTGTGTCTTGACATTGCATCCGCACTTAGTTGAATTATGTATCTGATTGTCTATCTTGTGTAGAAAACAATTGGTGCAAAGTTAAAAGTTGAGGGGGtgcaaaatgaataaaaattggATTATTGG encodes:
- the LOC123919920 gene encoding ATPase GET3B-like codes for the protein MVGGKDRKYYMLGGKGGVGKTSCAASLAVKFANHGHPTMVVSTDPAHSLSDSFAQDLTGGKLVPVEGVSSPLYALEINPDKSMEEFRTAGQKLGGGGAKSLMQSMGLGAIAGQLGELKLEEMLHTPPPGTDEIIAITKVMQFLESEEYSMFSRIVFDTAPTGHTLRLLSLPDFLDGSIGKLIKMKMKLGSVFGSLLGKEQPQNNPLDKLEKLKENVAKIHDLFHNPDTMEFIIVTIPTVMAISESSRLHASLKKERVPVKRLIVNQVLPPTSGCKFCSMRLKDQMRAIETIHNDSELSGLRLYEAPLVDMEIRGVPALKFMGDNLWR